The Pantoea phytobeneficialis genome has a segment encoding these proteins:
- the hutC gene encoding histidine utilization repressor, whose translation MVEQTAIAQLAAAMGDEPAPIYQRVKQAIISQIREGHWKANQRVPSESELVNELGVSRMTINRALRELTSEGFLVRMQGVGTFVAEMKGYTAMLEVHNIADEIAQRGHRHSCKILSLGQMKADPEQAAVLGLSTGQTLYHSLIVHYENDMPVQLEDRLVNPLVAPDYLSQDYHQLTPYTYLMRVAPLTAGEHIVEAVLPDLRQRKHLALDEHEPCLLIRRQTWSDTKIVTYARLLYPGSRYKLLGRFRGHG comes from the coding sequence ATGGTTGAGCAAACGGCAATAGCACAATTGGCCGCGGCCATGGGTGATGAGCCTGCGCCGATTTACCAGCGCGTTAAACAGGCGATCATCAGCCAGATCCGTGAAGGTCACTGGAAGGCCAATCAACGTGTACCGTCGGAAAGCGAGTTGGTGAACGAGCTGGGCGTCAGCCGTATGACCATCAACCGGGCGTTGCGCGAACTGACCAGCGAAGGTTTTCTGGTGCGTATGCAGGGCGTGGGCACCTTTGTCGCCGAGATGAAGGGCTACACCGCGATGCTGGAAGTGCACAACATCGCCGATGAAATCGCCCAGCGTGGCCATCGCCACAGCTGCAAAATTTTGTCGCTCGGGCAGATGAAGGCCGACCCGGAGCAAGCGGCGGTGCTGGGTTTATCCACCGGACAGACGTTGTACCATTCGTTGATCGTGCATTACGAAAACGATATGCCGGTGCAACTGGAAGATCGTCTGGTCAACCCGCTGGTGGCACCGGATTATCTCAGCCAGGATTATCATCAGTTAACGCCTTACACCTATTTGATGCGCGTCGCGCCGTTAACCGCCGGCGAGCATATCGTTGAAGCGGTGTTGCCGGATCTGCGCCAGCGTAAGCATCTGGCGCTGGATGAGCACGAACCCTGTTTGCTGATCCGTCGTCAGACCTGGAGCGATACCAAAATTGTTACCTACGCGCGCCTGCTGTACCCCGGCTCGCGTTACAAGTTACTGGGCCGTTTCAGAGGACACGGCTGA
- a CDS encoding HutD/Ves family protein, whose protein sequence is MRTRFAYDTLPVSRWRNGGGETREIISYPPGVADFAWRASIATIAADGPFSPFPSIDRVITLLHGDSVLLTSAQGEQQLQPHQPWPFPGEWAIDARIGASACQDFNIMTRRDSWQAQVTVQQQAVRATHGVAWVLSGLWQSAEGEVLEVNQGMWWLDEETQLAPYSADASLLFTALSRVL, encoded by the coding sequence ATGAGAACCCGTTTCGCTTACGACACCTTACCGGTCAGCCGCTGGCGCAACGGCGGCGGCGAAACTCGCGAGATCATCAGTTATCCGCCCGGTGTGGCGGATTTTGCCTGGCGCGCCAGCATTGCCACTATCGCCGCTGATGGTCCCTTTTCCCCCTTCCCCAGTATCGATCGGGTGATCACCCTGCTGCACGGTGACAGCGTGTTGCTGACCAGCGCGCAGGGCGAGCAACAACTTCAGCCGCATCAACCCTGGCCGTTCCCGGGTGAATGGGCGATCGATGCCCGTATCGGCGCGAGCGCCTGTCAGGATTTCAACATCATGACACGCCGCGACAGTTGGCAGGCACAGGTGACGGTGCAGCAGCAGGCGGTGCGGGCCACGCATGGTGTGGCCTGGGTGCTGTCTGGTCTCTGGCAAAGCGCCGAAGGTGAGGTGCTGGAGGTGAATCAGGGGATGTGGTGGCTGGATGAAGAGACGCAGCTGGCACCGTATTCTGCCGATGCCAGCCTGCTGTTTACCGCACTCAGCCGTGTCCTCTGA
- a CDS encoding formimidoylglutamate deiminase: protein MTTFFAPRALLADGWHEQVLISVNSSGVITDLTPNSEPGNASRLAGSVIPAIANLHSHAFQRAMAGLAEVAGDPQDSFWTWRDLMYRMVQRLSPEQVGDIAALLYIEMLKGGYSQVAEFHYLHHDAQGKAYPDDDMLQQLMAAAATAGIGQTLLPVLYSYSGFGSQPASDGQRRFIQQTDAYLHQQQRLATWVADKPLFSHGLCFHSLRAVNEAQMREVLAASPDHLPVHIHVAEQEKEVNDSLAWSGERPVAWLLNRFKVDQRWCLIHATHLDDDEIARLAASGAVAGLCPTTEANLGDGIFPAVEYIARGGRWGIGSDSHVSLSTLEELRWLEYGQRLRDRRRNRITTPDQASVGDLLWQQAAQGGAQACGIKSGELAVGKRADWLVLHQDAWLGSVENASLLNRWLFAGQREQIRDVFVAGKAVIEQGQHPAQEACAARFAAAMRALR from the coding sequence ATGACGACTTTTTTTGCCCCCAGGGCATTGCTGGCCGATGGCTGGCATGAGCAAGTGCTGATTTCTGTTAATTCTTCCGGAGTGATTACCGATCTCACCCCCAATAGCGAACCGGGTAACGCCTCGCGCCTCGCGGGATCAGTGATCCCGGCCATTGCCAACCTGCATTCGCATGCGTTTCAACGCGCGATGGCCGGTCTGGCGGAAGTGGCTGGCGATCCGCAGGACAGTTTCTGGACCTGGCGCGATCTGATGTACCGCATGGTGCAGCGCCTCTCGCCAGAACAGGTCGGCGATATCGCCGCGTTGCTGTATATCGAGATGCTGAAAGGCGGCTACAGCCAGGTGGCGGAGTTCCACTACCTGCACCATGACGCTCAGGGCAAAGCCTATCCCGATGATGACATGCTGCAACAACTGATGGCCGCGGCGGCGACCGCCGGGATTGGCCAGACGCTGCTGCCGGTGCTCTACAGCTACAGCGGTTTTGGTTCGCAACCGGCCAGCGACGGGCAGCGCCGCTTTATTCAGCAGACCGACGCGTATCTGCACCAGCAGCAACGGCTGGCAACCTGGGTCGCTGACAAACCGCTGTTTAGTCACGGCCTGTGCTTCCATTCGCTGCGCGCGGTGAATGAAGCGCAGATGCGCGAGGTCCTGGCCGCCAGCCCGGATCACTTGCCGGTGCATATCCATGTGGCGGAGCAGGAAAAAGAAGTTAACGACAGTCTGGCGTGGAGCGGCGAACGTCCGGTGGCCTGGCTGTTGAATCGCTTTAAGGTCGATCAACGCTGGTGTCTGATTCATGCCACCCATCTCGATGATGACGAAATCGCGCGTCTGGCAGCCAGCGGCGCGGTGGCGGGCTTGTGTCCGACCACGGAGGCTAACCTCGGTGACGGCATCTTCCCGGCGGTGGAGTACATCGCCCGTGGTGGTCGTTGGGGGATTGGCTCCGACAGCCATGTGTCGCTCAGCACGCTCGAAGAATTGCGCTGGCTGGAGTACGGCCAACGGCTACGCGATCGTCGTCGTAACCGCATCACCACCCCCGATCAGGCTTCCGTTGGCGATCTGCTGTGGCAACAGGCGGCGCAAGGCGGCGCACAGGCCTGCGGTATCAAGAGCGGTGAGCTGGCGGTCGGTAAACGTGCCGACTGGCTGGTGCTGCATCAGGATGCCTGGCTCGGCAGCGTTGAAAACGCCTCGCTGCTCAATCGTTGGTTGTTTGCCGGACAGCGCGAGCAAATTCGTGATGTATTTGTCGCGGGCAAGGCGGTGATTGAACAAGGCCAGCACCCGGCGCAGGAAGCCTGTGCGGCACGTTTTGCCGCAGCGATGAGGGCGTTACGATGA
- the hutI gene encoding imidazolonepropionase yields the protein MAEAKQIDSLWLGADIVTMREGRYNLIADGALAVDQGKLVWVGPRSELPAFNAREQHQFEGGIITPGLVDCHTHLVFGGDRSAEFEQRLNGVSYAEIAAQGGGILSTVRATRAATQQELVASARWRLDRLLAEGVTTVEIKSGYGLDEASELTMLRAIRELAQSVPADVLATCLAAHSFPPEFKDNPQGWVEIICERLLPQVQAEGLADAVDAFCEHLAFSPQQVSAVFDKARALGMPVKLHAEQLSSLGGAALAAGYGALSADHLEYATESDVQAMAQHGTVAVLLPGAFYLLRETQKPPVALFRQYGVPMALASDANPGTSPALSLRLMLNMGCTLFGMTPEEALAGVTLWGAQALGLQQTHGSLESGKVANFVHWPLARPAELVYWLGGELPCQVIYRGEAQ from the coding sequence ATGGCAGAAGCGAAGCAGATCGACAGCCTGTGGCTGGGCGCAGATATTGTGACCATGCGCGAGGGCCGCTACAACCTGATTGCCGACGGCGCGCTGGCGGTGGATCAGGGAAAACTGGTGTGGGTAGGCCCGCGCAGTGAGCTACCGGCATTTAACGCGCGTGAGCAGCACCAGTTTGAGGGGGGCATCATCACGCCGGGTTTGGTGGATTGTCACACCCATCTGGTATTTGGCGGTGACCGCAGCGCGGAATTTGAGCAGCGCCTGAACGGTGTCAGCTATGCTGAGATCGCCGCGCAGGGCGGCGGCATCCTCTCCACGGTACGTGCGACGCGTGCGGCGACTCAGCAGGAACTGGTGGCCTCGGCGCGCTGGCGGCTGGATCGCCTGCTGGCGGAGGGGGTGACCACAGTTGAGATCAAGTCCGGTTACGGGCTGGATGAAGCCAGTGAACTGACGATGCTGCGTGCCATTCGCGAGCTGGCGCAAAGCGTGCCTGCCGATGTGCTGGCGACCTGTCTGGCGGCGCATAGCTTTCCGCCCGAGTTTAAAGACAACCCGCAGGGCTGGGTGGAGATTATTTGCGAGCGACTGTTACCGCAGGTGCAGGCGGAAGGGTTGGCGGATGCGGTGGACGCGTTCTGTGAACATCTGGCCTTCTCGCCACAGCAGGTCAGCGCGGTGTTCGATAAAGCCAGGGCGCTGGGGATGCCGGTGAAACTGCATGCCGAGCAGCTCTCCTCACTGGGTGGTGCGGCGCTGGCCGCAGGTTACGGCGCATTGTCGGCAGACCACCTCGAATATGCCACCGAAAGCGATGTGCAGGCGATGGCGCAACATGGCACCGTCGCGGTGCTGCTGCCGGGCGCGTTTTACCTGCTGCGCGAAACGCAGAAGCCGCCGGTAGCGCTGTTCCGTCAGTATGGGGTGCCGATGGCGCTGGCCAGCGATGCCAATCCGGGTACGTCACCGGCATTATCGCTACGTCTGATGCTGAATATGGGTTGCACGCTGTTCGGCATGACGCCGGAAGAGGCGTTGGCAGGTGTGACCCTGTGGGGCGCACAGGCACTGGGTTTACAGCAGACGCATGGTTCGCTGGAGTCAGGCAAAGTGGCGAACTTCGTCCACTGGCCGTTGGCGCGTCCGGCGGAGCTGGTTTACTGGTTGGGCGGCGAATTGCCGTGCCAGGTTATCTATCGTGGAGAAGCGCAATGA
- the hutG gene encoding N-formylglutamate deformylase yields the protein MTPFHFTEGKLPLLVSIPHAGTQLTPEVDAGLSDAARGLPDTDWHIPLLYDFVRDMGASVLIGHYSRFVIDLNRPPDNQPLYSTATTGLYPETLFDGTPTFAPGKTPTAAQRQGYLDNIWHPYHQQIQQELARIKAQHGYALLFDAHSIASVIPRLFEGRLPDLNIGTNDGASCSSAVTTAIQDVCSAQTDYSWVINGRFKGGYITRAYGQPEQGVQAVQLELAQINYMDETPPFAWQQARAAQLQKVLKPLLQAFLQQGKA from the coding sequence ATGACACCGTTTCATTTTACTGAAGGGAAGCTGCCGCTGCTGGTCAGCATTCCGCATGCCGGGACGCAACTGACGCCAGAAGTCGATGCCGGATTAAGCGACGCCGCTCGTGGTTTGCCGGATACCGACTGGCATATCCCGCTGCTGTATGATTTTGTGCGCGATATGGGAGCCAGCGTGCTGATTGGCCACTACTCGCGTTTTGTTATCGATCTCAACCGTCCGCCGGACAATCAACCGTTGTACAGCACTGCCACCACCGGGTTGTACCCGGAAACGTTGTTTGATGGCACGCCAACCTTTGCGCCAGGCAAAACGCCGACGGCGGCGCAACGTCAGGGGTATCTGGATAATATCTGGCATCCGTACCATCAGCAGATTCAGCAGGAACTGGCGCGTATCAAGGCGCAGCACGGCTACGCGTTGCTGTTTGATGCGCACTCAATTGCTTCGGTGATCCCCCGTCTGTTTGAGGGGCGTCTGCCGGATTTGAATATCGGGACCAATGACGGTGCCAGTTGTTCATCAGCGGTGACGACAGCGATTCAGGACGTGTGCAGCGCGCAAACGGATTACAGTTGGGTGATCAACGGACGCTTTAAGGGCGGCTATATCACCCGTGCTTATGGGCAGCCAGAGCAGGGCGTGCAGGCGGTACAGCTGGAGCTGGCGCAGATCAATTATATGGATGAAACCCCACCTTTCGCGTGGCAGCAGGCACGCGCCGCCCAGTTGCAGAAGGTGTTGAAGCCGTTGTTGCAGGCGTTTTTGCAGCAGGGTAAAGCGTAA
- a CDS encoding transposase, whose translation VVPVEKTSGSSVRGRARMSKTGPADVRAKLYMAAIVAIRWNAPAKALYQRLIAKGKASKAALGAVMRKLVHQCFGVLKTRMKWDENYAATA comes from the coding sequence GTGTGGTACCGGTGGAAAAAACGTCCGGGAGCTCAGTCAGGGGGCGTGCGCGGATGTCAAAAACAGGCCCGGCAGACGTAAGGGCGAAACTGTATATGGCGGCGATCGTAGCGATCAGGTGGAATGCCCCGGCGAAGGCGCTGTACCAGAGGCTAATCGCGAAGGGCAAAGCCAGCAAGGCCGCGCTTGGAGCGGTGATGCGCAAGCTGGTTCATCAGTGCTTCGGGGTGCTGAAAACGCGGATGAAGTGGGATGAAAATTACGCAGCTACCGCTTGA
- a CDS encoding transporter substrate-binding domain-containing protein produces MTHRTTFRRFCLTTLFSSLLLSGVAAQAKEWKSITIATEGSYEPWNLTLPGGKLGGFEPELMTDLCKRMGVQCKLVVQNWDGMIAGLNAGKYDVIMDAIVITPDRKKVVSFTTPYASTPATFITVKDSLLPPDSKIIKLHDDAKEIEPAIAPLKAALKGKTIGIASGTVYTPFIDKYFKDVADVREYTTSADAILDLQAGRIDAVFDDVTFAQSMLARKENSNLTFSGPQLGGPIWGEGEAMGVRMADSDLKAKLDAAIHAALADGTVKTLSEKWFKTDVTP; encoded by the coding sequence ATGACGCACCGCACCACATTTCGCCGTTTTTGCCTCACGACCCTGTTTTCCAGCCTGCTGCTGAGCGGTGTTGCCGCGCAGGCCAAAGAGTGGAAATCGATCACCATTGCTACCGAAGGCAGCTATGAACCCTGGAACCTGACCCTGCCGGGCGGCAAACTGGGTGGCTTTGAACCTGAGCTGATGACCGATCTGTGCAAACGCATGGGGGTTCAGTGCAAGCTGGTGGTGCAGAACTGGGACGGGATGATCGCCGGACTGAACGCCGGAAAATATGATGTGATCATGGATGCGATTGTTATCACCCCGGATCGCAAAAAAGTGGTCAGCTTCACCACGCCGTATGCCTCTACGCCAGCCACCTTTATCACCGTAAAAGATTCTCTGCTGCCGCCAGACAGCAAAATCATCAAGCTGCACGACGATGCCAAAGAGATCGAGCCGGCGATTGCACCCCTGAAAGCTGCGTTGAAAGGTAAAACCATCGGCATTGCCTCCGGCACCGTCTACACCCCGTTTATCGATAAATACTTCAAAGATGTCGCTGACGTACGCGAATACACCACCTCGGCGGATGCCATCCTTGATCTTCAGGCCGGTCGTATCGACGCGGTGTTCGACGATGTCACCTTTGCGCAGTCGATGCTGGCGCGTAAAGAGAACAGCAACCTGACCTTCAGCGGCCCGCAACTGGGTGGCCCGATTTGGGGTGAAGGCGAAGCGATGGGCGTGCGCATGGCTGACAGCGATCTGAAAGCCAAACTGGATGCCGCCATCCATGCGGCGCTGGCCGATGGCACCGTGAAAACCCTGAGTGAGAAGTGGTTTAAAACTGACGTAACCCCGTAA
- a CDS encoding ABC transporter permease codes for MMSLLSFGADGWGRLILSAALTTLLLSLAALLIGALVGSGIAAAKLSTQRWLRWLGEAYSTVFRGIPELLVIYLFYFGGSGLITLIGQMFGADGFIEAPPFLIGALAIGLISGSYQGEVYRAARLALAKGEIEAAVAIGMPRWRIAQRILLPQVVRYALPGMSNVWQMSLKDSALVSVTGIVELMRASQIAAGSTRDYFTFYLVGGACYLVLTLLSNHAFRRAELRLGRAWQSRTAAQH; via the coding sequence ATGATGAGCCTGTTGAGTTTTGGTGCTGACGGCTGGGGCCGTCTGATCCTGAGCGCTGCCCTAACCACCTTGCTGCTGTCGCTGGCGGCGTTGCTGATTGGCGCGCTGGTGGGATCCGGCATCGCAGCGGCGAAACTCTCCACGCAACGCTGGCTGCGCTGGCTGGGCGAAGCCTATTCCACGGTGTTTCGTGGTATCCCGGAATTGTTGGTGATCTACCTGTTCTACTTCGGTGGTTCCGGATTGATCACCCTGATCGGTCAGATGTTCGGTGCGGATGGTTTTATCGAAGCGCCGCCGTTTCTGATTGGTGCTCTGGCGATCGGGCTTATCTCGGGTTCTTATCAGGGTGAAGTCTACCGGGCAGCGCGGCTGGCGCTGGCGAAAGGTGAGATTGAAGCTGCCGTCGCCATCGGTATGCCGCGATGGCGCATCGCCCAACGCATTTTGCTGCCACAAGTGGTGCGCTATGCGTTGCCCGGCATGTCAAATGTCTGGCAGATGAGCCTGAAAGATTCGGCGCTGGTGTCGGTAACCGGCATCGTTGAATTGATGCGCGCCAGCCAGATCGCCGCCGGTTCTACCCGTGATTACTTCACCTTTTATTTAGTGGGCGGTGCCTGTTATCTGGTGCTGACTCTGCTTTCCAACCATGCGTTTCGCCGGGCGGAATTACGCCTTGGCCGCGCCTGGCAAAGTCGCACTGCGGCGCAGCATTAA
- a CDS encoding ABC transporter permease — protein MIDFAFLSDTFLKLSAALPVTLGLFISAFLCGGVLALGILTLRMSRWRVLSGFARGYILVFRGSPLLIQLFLIYYGLGQFGVIRHSFVWPFLREPFTCAVLALSLCTAAYTAEILRGALLAVPPGQVEAGLACGMSRGLLLRRIIAPIMLRYALPAYSTEAILLVKSTALASLVTVWDVTGVAQQIIQRTYRTMEVFLCAAAIYLILNFIIVQLYALLERRLTPVHRVEKKPLPAVKPIAGE, from the coding sequence ATGATCGACTTTGCCTTTCTGAGTGACACCTTTCTGAAACTGAGCGCCGCGCTGCCGGTCACGCTCGGCCTGTTTATCAGCGCCTTTCTGTGTGGTGGGGTGCTGGCGTTGGGCATTCTGACGCTGCGCATGAGCCGCTGGCGGGTGCTGAGTGGCTTTGCGCGCGGCTATATTCTGGTGTTTCGTGGCTCACCGCTGTTGATTCAACTGTTTTTGATTTACTACGGTCTTGGTCAGTTCGGCGTGATCCGTCACAGCTTTGTCTGGCCGTTTCTGCGCGAACCCTTTACCTGTGCCGTGCTGGCGTTGTCGCTGTGTACCGCCGCCTATACCGCCGAGATCCTGCGTGGCGCGCTGTTGGCGGTGCCACCAGGTCAGGTAGAGGCGGGGCTGGCGTGCGGCATGTCGCGTGGCCTGCTGCTGCGGCGCATTATCGCGCCGATTATGTTGCGTTACGCGCTACCGGCTTACTCCACCGAGGCGATTTTGCTGGTGAAATCCACCGCCCTTGCCAGTCTGGTCACCGTCTGGGACGTGACCGGTGTGGCACAGCAGATCATTCAGCGTACCTACCGCACTATGGAGGTGTTCCTGTGTGCGGCGGCTATCTATTTGATTCTTAATTTTATTATCGTCCAGCTTTACGCGCTGCTTGAGCGCCGTCTGACCCCGGTGCATCGCGTTGAAAAAAAGCCGTTGCCCGCCGTTAAACCGATTGCCGGAGAGTGA
- a CDS encoding ABC transporter ATP-binding protein has translation MHHLPPITLSATDIHKSFGAMEVLKGINLQARKGDVISILGASGSGKSTLLRCINLLETPDAGVVSVGGETIEMKRHARGHQLAANPKQIERLRSRLGMVFQSFNLWSHMTVLQNVIEGPHYVLKRDKKSCIAQAEQLLDRVGLLNRKDFYPAQLSGGQQQRVAIARALAMDPEVMLFDEPTSALDPELVGEVLKVMRSLAEEGRTMLVVTHEMGFARNVSNRVVFMHQGTIDCEGAPEALFGEQGSQRFKQFISSHQRTEQPA, from the coding sequence ATGCACCATTTACCCCCGATTACCCTGTCGGCCACCGACATCCATAAATCCTTCGGCGCGATGGAAGTGCTGAAAGGCATTAATTTACAGGCGCGCAAAGGCGATGTGATCTCCATTCTCGGTGCCAGCGGATCGGGCAAAAGCACCTTGTTGCGCTGCATCAACTTGCTGGAGACGCCGGATGCCGGTGTGGTCAGCGTGGGGGGCGAAACCATTGAGATGAAGCGCCACGCCCGTGGTCATCAGTTGGCGGCCAATCCGAAACAAATTGAGCGTCTGCGTTCACGGCTCGGCATGGTGTTCCAGAGCTTCAATCTCTGGTCACACATGACGGTGCTGCAAAACGTGATTGAAGGGCCGCATTACGTGCTGAAGCGCGACAAAAAAAGCTGCATCGCCCAGGCCGAGCAACTGCTGGATCGCGTTGGTCTGCTCAATCGCAAAGATTTTTATCCGGCGCAGTTATCGGGTGGTCAGCAGCAACGCGTGGCGATTGCCCGTGCGCTGGCGATGGACCCGGAAGTGATGTTGTTTGATGAACCCACCTCGGCGCTGGACCCGGAACTGGTCGGCGAAGTGCTGAAGGTGATGCGTAGCCTGGCGGAAGAGGGGCGCACCATGCTGGTGGTCACGCATGAGATGGGCTTTGCGCGCAACGTATCGAACCGCGTGGTGTTTATGCATCAGGGCACCATCGATTGTGAAGGCGCGCCGGAAGCGCTGTTCGGTGAACAGGGTTCGCAGCGGTTTAAACAATTTATTTCCAGCCATCAACGTACGGAGCAACCGGCATGA
- a CDS encoding HAL/PAL/TAL family ammonia-lyase, which yields MSGTVTWGDSPLSWQDVVAVARHGAELTLSTSAWQRIADGRAIVDEIVASGHIAYGINTGLGALCNITLPEEQLGQLSRNTLLSHACGVGPLLPADDVRAIMCAAIANYSHGKSGVSVALVQQLLALLNQHIIPQVPSQGSVGYLTHMAHIGLALIGVGEVTYQQQVMPAEQALALAGLTPFRPGAKEGLSLVNGTPCMTGMACLALDDAARLLDCADVTGAMSFEALRGQLAAFDKEIIALKASPGMQLSAERLRQLLSDSPLLAASVGVRTQDALSLRSMPQVHGASRDQFDHAARQVNIELNACTDNPLVLGTPENWRVVSQANPHGESVAMACDLLAIALAELGSIAERRLDRLVNPLVSGLPAFLVAQPGVNSGMMIAQYVAAALCAENRQLAQPAVLDNFVTSGLQEDHLSLGTGAALKLLKLVGNVWQILAIEYLLAAQALDFHGEDQLASGTAQALRRLRAVVANWQEDRWLAPEMARAVQVLKTHQG from the coding sequence ATGAGTGGCACGGTAACCTGGGGCGACAGCCCGTTAAGCTGGCAGGATGTGGTCGCAGTGGCGCGTCACGGCGCGGAGTTAACCCTGAGCACCAGCGCCTGGCAGCGCATTGCCGACGGGCGTGCCATCGTGGACGAGATTGTCGCCAGCGGCCATATCGCCTATGGCATCAACACCGGGTTGGGGGCGTTGTGCAACATCACTTTGCCGGAAGAACAACTGGGGCAGCTGTCGCGCAATACGCTGCTGAGTCACGCCTGTGGTGTCGGGCCGCTGCTGCCTGCGGATGACGTGCGGGCGATTATGTGTGCCGCTATCGCGAACTACAGTCACGGTAAATCCGGTGTCTCGGTGGCGCTGGTGCAGCAACTGCTGGCGTTACTGAATCAACATATTATCCCGCAGGTGCCGTCACAGGGGTCGGTCGGTTATCTCACGCATATGGCGCATATCGGTCTGGCGCTGATTGGTGTGGGGGAGGTGACGTATCAGCAACAAGTCATGCCTGCCGAACAGGCGTTGGCGCTGGCCGGTTTAACCCCGTTCCGTCCGGGTGCGAAAGAGGGGCTGAGTCTGGTCAACGGCACGCCCTGTATGACCGGCATGGCGTGTCTGGCGCTGGACGATGCAGCACGCCTGCTGGACTGCGCGGATGTCACCGGGGCAATGAGTTTTGAAGCGCTGCGTGGGCAACTGGCGGCTTTCGACAAGGAAATCATCGCGCTGAAGGCCAGTCCGGGCATGCAACTGAGCGCCGAGCGGCTGCGTCAGTTACTGAGCGACAGCCCCTTGCTGGCGGCCAGTGTCGGGGTACGCACTCAGGATGCGCTCAGTCTGCGATCCATGCCGCAGGTCCACGGAGCGAGTCGCGATCAGTTTGATCATGCTGCACGCCAGGTCAATATTGAACTGAACGCCTGCACTGACAACCCGCTGGTGCTTGGCACGCCGGAGAACTGGCGCGTGGTGTCGCAGGCCAATCCACACGGTGAATCCGTGGCGATGGCCTGTGATTTGCTGGCAATTGCCCTGGCGGAACTGGGGAGCATTGCGGAGCGTCGGCTTGACCGTCTGGTGAATCCGCTGGTGAGCGGGTTACCGGCGTTCCTGGTGGCGCAACCGGGGGTGAATTCCGGCATGATGATCGCGCAATATGTTGCGGCTGCGCTGTGCGCGGAGAACCGTCAACTGGCGCAACCGGCGGTGCTGGATAACTTTGTGACTTCCGGTTTGCAGGAGGATCACCTGAGTCTTGGTACCGGCGCGGCGCTGAAGCTGCTGAAACTGGTGGGGAATGTCTGGCAGATCCTCGCTATCGAATATCTGCTGGCGGCGCAGGCACTGGATTTCCACGGTGAAGACCAGCTGGCAAGCGGCACGGCGCAGGCGTTGCGTCGCCTGCGTGCGGTGGTTGCCAACTGGCAGGAGGATCGCTGGCTGGCACCGGAAATGGCGCGTGCTGTGCAGGTCCTCAAAACCCACCAGGGTTAA
- a CDS encoding flavin reductase family protein — translation MTRQRYTYQPRAGHGLPHDPLNAIIGPRPIGWISSQSANGVRNLAPYSFFNCFNYHPPIIGFASSGWKDSVRNISESNEFVWNLATRPLAEAMNESSASIPPEQDEFALAGLTPTPASHVNVSMVAESPVNFECRLTQCIRLQDVQGAELDSWLVLGEVVAIHIDEQLLENGIYQTAKAQPILRAGGPSAYYGISEALRFDLVRPDARRA, via the coding sequence ATGACGCGTCAGCGCTATACCTACCAACCCCGTGCCGGTCACGGCTTACCGCACGATCCCCTCAACGCCATCATCGGCCCACGTCCCATTGGTTGGATCAGTTCGCAAAGTGCCAACGGGGTGCGCAACCTTGCCCCTTACAGTTTTTTTAACTGCTTCAACTACCATCCGCCCATCATTGGTTTTGCCAGCAGCGGCTGGAAAGACAGCGTGCGTAATATCAGCGAGAGCAACGAATTTGTCTGGAACCTGGCAACGCGTCCACTGGCCGAAGCGATGAATGAAAGCTCCGCATCAATTCCCCCTGAGCAGGATGAGTTTGCGCTGGCTGGCTTAACGCCAACCCCCGCTTCGCATGTCAACGTCAGCATGGTGGCGGAAAGCCCGGTTAACTTTGAGTGTCGGCTGACGCAGTGCATCCGTTTACAGGATGTGCAGGGTGCGGAGCTGGACAGTTGGCTGGTACTGGGTGAAGTGGTGGCGATTCATATTGATGAACAACTGCTGGAAAACGGCATCTATCAAACAGCGAAAGCGCAACCCATCCTGCGTGCCGGTGGCCCCTCGGCCTACTACGGCATCAGTGAAGCGTTGCGCTTTGATCTGGTGCGACCGGACGCCCGCCGCGCTTAA